From Pseudopipra pipra isolate bDixPip1 chromosome 9, bDixPip1.hap1, whole genome shotgun sequence, a single genomic window includes:
- the SLC25A24 gene encoding mitochondrial adenyl nucleotide antiporter SLC25A24 yields MFQLLRGFVLPAAACDGNRDGDSRYASLFRKLDLNEDGRVDIAELQTGLRAMGIPLGKEAEEKIFKAGDINQDGQLDFEEFMQYLKEHEKKMKLAFKSLDKNNDGKIEASEVVQSLKILGINISEKQAEKILQSIDADGTMTVDWNEWRDHFMFNPATDIEEIIRYWKHSTVLDIGDSLTVPDEFTEEEKKTGQWWKQLLAGGVAGAVSRTGTAPLDRLKVMMQVHGSKSNKMNIASGFKQMLKEGGVRSLWRGNGVNVVKIAPETAIKFWAYEQYKKILTKDDGKLGTVERFISGSLAGATAQTSIYPMEVLKTRLAVGKTGQYSGMLDCAKKILKREGLKAFYKGYIPNILGIIPYAGIDLAVYELLKSTWLEHYASSSANPGVFVLLGCGTASSTCGQLASYPLALIRTRMQAQASVEGAPQLSMVGLFQRIIATEGLRGLYRGIAPNFMKVLPAVSISYVVYEKMKQNLGIA; encoded by the exons ATGTTCCAGCTCCTGCGAGGCTTCGTTCTGCCGGCGGCCGCCTGCGACGGGAACAGGGATGGCGACTCCCGGTACGCCAGCCTCTTCAGGAAACTGGACCTCAACGAGGACGGGAGGGTGGACATCGCCGAGCTCCAGACGGGCCTCCGGGCCATGGGCATCCCGCTGGGGAAGGAGGCTGAGGAG AAAATTTTTAAAGCTGGAGATATTAACCAGGATGGACAGCTGGATTTTGAAGAATTTATGCAGTACCTTAAAGAACATGAGAAGAAGATGAAACTGGCATTTAAGAGCCTGGACAAAAACAATGATG GAAAAATTGAAGCATCAGAAGTTGTCCAGTCCCTCAAGATACTGGGtataaacatttcagaaaaacaggcagaaaagaTCTTGCAAAG tattGATGCTGATGGGACAATGACAGTAGACTGGAATGAGTGGAGAGATCATTTTATGTTTAATCCAGCTACAGACATTGAGGAAATAATTCGATACTGGAAACATTCCACT GTGTTGGATATAGGAGATAGTTTGACTGTTCCAGATGAGTtcacagaggaagagaaaaagactgGACAGTGGTGGAAGCAGCTGTTGGCAGGAGGAGTGGCTGGTGCTGTCTCCCGGACAGGTACAGCACCATTAGATCGCCTTAAAGTGATGATGCAG gttcaTGGttcaaaatcaaacaaaatgaATATAGCCAGTGGTTTCAAGCAAATGTTGAAAGAAGGTGGTGTCCGATCCCTTTGGAGGGGAAATGGTGTAAATGTTGTGAAAATAGCTCCTGAAACAGCTATTAAGTTCTGGGCTTATGAACAG TATAAGAAGATACTCACTAAGGATGATGGAAAGCTGGGCACTGTTGAAAGATTTATATCTGGTTCTTTGGCTGGAGCAACAGCACAAACTTCTATTTATCCCATGGAG gtTTTAAAGACCAGATTGGCTGTGGGTAAAACAGGGCAATATTCTGGGATGCTTGACTGTGCtaagaagattttaaaaagagaaggtCTAAAGGCTTTCTACAAAGGCTATATTCCTAATATTCTGGGTATAATTCCTTATGCTGGCATTGACCTTGCTGTTTATGAG CTCTTAAAGAGTACATGGCTAGAACACTATGCATCAAGCTCTGCCAACCCAGGTGTTTTTGTATTGTTGGGATGTGGAACTGCTTCCAGCACATGTGGGCAGTTAGCCAGTTACCCTCTGGCTCTTATCAGAACACGCATGCAGGCTCAAG CCTCAGTGGAAGGAGCTCCACAGCTAAGCATGGTTGGTCTCTTTCAAAGAATTATTGCTACAGAGGGACTCCGAGGACTTTACAGGGGCATAGCCCCTAATTTTATGAAAGTGCTTCCAGCTGTCAGCATCAGCTATGTTGTATatgaaaaaatgaagcagaattTGGGAATAGcatga